A region of Notolabrus celidotus isolate fNotCel1 chromosome 4, fNotCel1.pri, whole genome shotgun sequence DNA encodes the following proteins:
- the sprn gene encoding shadow of prion protein has protein sequence MTGINQLVATCWTCLLLSAFLCEPVLAKGGRGGARGSSRGSSSRSSTAGNYRGTGSYGGTRSRFRSAGRSSPVRVAAAAAAGAAVALTADKWYASAYRRSNADNSEEELDFYNRTNYFDALMSGYSQNGSSLSQLVSIIIATFSPKYGLLLDSLL, from the coding sequence ATGACAGGAATAAACCAGTTGGTTGCAACCTGCTGGACTTGcctcctgctctctgctttCCTGTGTGAGCCAGTGCTAGCCAAGGGCGGTCGTGGAGGTGCCCGGGGCTCCTCTCGAGGTTCCTCCTCCCGCAGCTCCACAGCTGGGAATTACCGGGGAACAGGCTCATATGGTGGAACTCGCTCTCGCTTCAGGTCGGCAGGGCGGTCGTCCCCAGTGAGGgtggcggcagcagcagcagcaggggcaGCAGTGGCGTTAACAGCAGATAAATGGTACGCCTCTGCCTACCGCCGCAGCAACGCTGACAActcagaggaggagctggattTCTACAACAGGACCAATTACTTTGATGCATTGATGTCAGGCTACTCTCAAAATGGATCTTCTCTGTCTCAACTGGTTTCTATTATTATTGCAACATTTTCCCCAAAGTATGGACTCCTACTGGACAGTTTACTGTAA
- the echs1 gene encoding enoyl-CoA hydratase, mitochondrial produces MAFLCRSAALLLKPSRSAPAVLSAARLYSSGGQYEYILVEKRGEKSNVGFIQLNRPKALNALCDGLMREVGTALDAFEADSDVGAIVITGSDRAFAAGADIKEMQNRTFQECYGGNFLAHWNRVSTVKKPVIAAVNGFALGGGCELAMMCDIIYAGEKAQFGQPEILLGTIPGAGGTQRLTRAVGKSLAMELVLTGDKIGAQEAKQSGLVSKICPVDQLVSEAVKCGEKIAANSKLVSAMAKEAVNAAYELTLAEGNRLEKRLFHATFATDDRKEGMTAFVEKRKASFQDK; encoded by the exons ATGGCATTTCTCTGCAGAAGCGCAGCTTTACTCCTGAAACCCTCCAGATCTGCACCTGCTGTTCTGTCTGCCGCCCGCCTCTACAGCTCAG GGGGTCAGTACGAGTATATTTTGGTGGAGAAGCGAGGTGAGAAGAGTAATGTGGGTTTCATCCAGCTGAACCGGCCGAAGGCTCTCAACGCGCTGTGTGACGGGCTGATGAGGGAGGTGGGTACGGCTCTGGACGCCTTTGAAGCTGACAGCGATGTCGGAGCGATCGTCATCACCGGCAGTGACAGAGCGTTTGCTG CCGGAGCAGACATCAAGGAGATGCAGAATCGAACCTTCCAGGAGTGTTACGGTGGAAACTTCCTTGCTCACTGGAACAGAGTGTCCACGGTGAAGAAGCCTGTGATTGCAGCTGTCAATGGATTTGCT CTGGGTGGAGGCTGTGAGCTGGCAATGATGTGTGACATCATCTATGCCGGAGAGAAGGCGCAGTTCGGCCAACCAGAGATCCTGCTGGGAACCATTCCTG gagcGGGCGGCACCCAGAGGCTGACACGTGCTGTGGGAAAGTCTCTGGCTATGGAGCTGGTGCTCACCGGAGACAAGATTGGTGCTCAAGAAGCAAAGCAGTCAG gtttGGTGAGTAAGATTTGTCCAGTGGACCAGCTGGTGTCTGAAGCTGTTAAATGTGGAGAGAAAATAGCTGCAAACTCCAAACTGGTCTCTGCTATGGCTAAAGAGGCTGTGAATGCTG CTTATGAACTGACTTTAGCTGAAGGTAACCGTTTGGAAAAGCGTTTATTCCACGCCACCTTTGCTACG GACGATCGTAAAGAAGGCATGACAGCATTTGTGGAGAAGAGAAAGGCCAGTTTCCAGGACAAGTAG
- the mtg1 gene encoding mitochondrial ribosome-associated GTPase 1, with protein sequence MRLHQTLRSVSKFRTAFDFGGREVAHWFPGHMAKGLKQMRASLKNVDCIIEIHDARIPFSGRNPVFKETLDVRPHLLILNKMDLTDLSKKQSILNKLEKQGVRNVLFTDCLKQRDDNVQKLVPTALEIIQSKPRFNREENTNYCLMVIGVPNVGKSSLINSLRRTNLKKGRASRVGGEPGITKAVLTRIQVCERPIVHLLDTPGVLPPKIESVETGMKLALCGTILDHLVGEDIIADYLLYSLNRLEKFRYVEKYDLQEPSDNIQHTLKRIAIKLGKTQRVKAITGVGNITVTIPNYTAAAYDFIRAFRKGELGQVMLD encoded by the exons ATGAGACTGCACCAGACCCTCCGGAGTGTCTCAAAGTTCAGGACCGCTTTCGACTTTGGAGGACGGGAGGTGGCTCACTGGTTCCCCGGACACATGGCTAAAG GACTGAAGCAGATGAGAGCCAGCCTGAAGAATGTGGACTGTATCATAGAGATCCATGATGCCAGA ATCCCCTTCTCTGGAAGAAACCCTGTGTTTAAGGAGACTTTAGATGTCAGACCACATCTGCTCATTCTCAACAAGATGGACCTTACTGATCTGTCAAAGAAGCAG AGTATCCTGAATAAGCTAGAAAAGCAGGGGGTGAGGAATGTTCTTTTCACAGACTGTTTAAAGCAGAGAGATGACAACGTCCAAAAG ttgGTGCCAACGGCTTTGGAAATAATCCAGAGCAAACCACGATTCAATCGAGAAGAG AACACAAATTATTGCCTGATGGTGATTGGCGTGCCTAATGTGGGGAAGTCATCTCTTATCAACTCATTAAGAagaacaaacttaaaaaaag GCCGTGCATCTCGTGTCGGGGGAGAACCAGGTATAACTAAAGCAGTTTTGACTAGGATTCAG GTGTGTGAGAGACCCATAGTGCACCTGCTGGACACACCAGGAGTCTTGCCCCCTAAGATTGAGAGTGTTGAAACAGGAATGAAGCTGGCTTTATGTG GAACTATCCTGGACCATTTGGTGGGTGAAGATATTATTGCAGACTATCTTCTTTATTCTCTAAACAGGCTTGAGAAGTTCAG gtATGTGGAGAAATATGACCTCCAAGAGCCGAGCGATAACATTCAACACACCCTTAAACGCATCGCTATAAAACTTGGGAAGACTCAAAGGGTCAAAGCCATCACTGGAGTGG GTAATATAACCGTCACCATCCCAAACTACACAGCAGCAGCATACGATTTTATACGAGCCTTCAGGAAAGGAGAGCTGGGTCAAGTAATGCTTGACTGA
- the si:dkey-275b16.2 gene encoding peroxisomal N(1)-acetyl-spermine/spermidine oxidase, whose amino-acid sequence MATSVKLPAFSMDSRIVIIGSGISGISAAHRLTTSGFKHVRILESTGRSGGRVKTGRFGDKVVEIGANWIHGPSEENPVFRLARHYGLLDPEALTPENQAIDLGGSPIWLPNIFSSSGRRLTPEEFDPAREMFEKLLKESSEFESSGGEPKASVGDFLRSEVQKQAAEEWKDVDANTRSLRLCMISNMLKMECCINGTHSMDEVGLGAYGLYKTLPGLDCTFQRGYEGLIENLISELPSGLVTYNRPVRCVHWNNTEKREKPVMVECDDGERIAADHVIVTVPLGYLKKHHSALFCPPLPLHKLHSIQRLGFGTNNKIFVEFESPWWDEDCEAIVFVWDDEDEIVDQVPDIQRSWVKKLFGFTVLKPTERYGHALCGWIAGHESEYMETLSEQEVTHSITQLVRRFTGNPTVTPKRILRSQWFHDPWTCGSYSFPGKLCSAQDLENMMEPLPTKGSQTQSLQVLFAGEATHPYFYSTVHGAVLTGWREADRLISHYSSISPSVPKSNL is encoded by the exons ATGGCTACGTCTGTGAAGCTCCCTGCCTTCAGTATGGACTCTAGAATAGTAATAATAGGATCCGGAATATCTGGGATCTCAGCTGCTCACAGGCTGACCACATCGGGGTTCAAACATGTGCGGATACTTGAGTCAACAGGGAGAAGTGGAGGACGAGTTAAAACCGGCAGATTCG gtGATAAGGTGGTTGAGATTGGGGCAAACTGGATCCATGGACCATCCGAGGAGAACCCTGTGTTTCGTCTTGCCCGTCATTATGGGCTCCTGGATCCAGAGGCCCTGACCCCAGAGAATCAGGCAATAGATTTAGGAGGCAGTCCCATCTGGCTTCCCAATATCTTTAGCAGTTCAG GCCGGAGGCTGACTCCTGAAGAATTTGATCCTGCTCGGGAGATGTTTGAGAAACTGCTGAAAGAAAGTTCAGAATTTGAGAGCAGCGGAGGAGAGCCCAAAGCCAGTGTGGGAGATTTCTTACGCTCAGAG GTGCAAAAACAAGCAGCAGAGGAGTGGAAAGACGTGGATGCAAATACCAGGTCTCTGAGACTGTGTATGATCAGCAACATGCTTAAGATGGAATGTTGTATAAATGGGACTCACAGCATGGATGAGGTTGGTCTGGGGGCCTATGGTTTGTACAAGACTCTACCTGGACTGGACTGCACATTCCAAAG GGGCTATGAAGGTCTAATTGAAAACCTGATATCAGAGCTCCCCAGTGGTCTGGTGACCTACAACCGCCCTGTGCGCTGTGTCCACTGGAACAACACAGAGAAGAGGGAAAAGCCTGTGATGGTGGAGTGTGATGATGGGGAGAGGATTGCTGCTGATCACGTTATTGTCACAGTACCTCTAG gATACCTGAAGAAACACCACTCAGCCTTGTTctgtcctcctctgcctctacaCAAGCTGCACTCCATCCAGAGGCTCGGTTTTGGCACAAACAATAAGATATTTGTGGAGTTTGAGTCACCGTGGTGGGATGAAGACTGCGAGGCCATTGTTTTTGTGTGGGACGATGAG GATGAAATAGTGGACCAGGTGCCTGATATACAGAGATCCTGGGTGAAGAAGCTGTTTGGCTTTACTGTCCTCAAACCCACTGAAAG GTATGGCCATGCTCTGTGTGGCTGGATTGCTGGTCATGAGTCAGAGTACATGGAGACGCTGTCTGAACAGGAAGTCACACACAGCATCACACAGCTGGTTCGCAGGTTTACAG GAAATCCTACCGTCACCCCAAAGAGAATCCTGCGCTCTCAGTGGTTTCATGACCCCTGGACGTGTGGATCGTACAGTTTTCCAGGAAAGCTCTGTTCAGCACAGGACCTTGAGAACATGATGGAGCCTCTGCCTACAAAAGGATCACAGACACAG TCCCTGCAGGTTTTGTTTGCCGGAGAGGCGACTCATCCCTACTTCTACTCCACCGTCCACGGAGCTGTTCTCACCGGGTGGAGAGAGGCTGATCGGCTAATCTCCCATTACTCCTCCATCAGTCCATCTGTGCCCAAATCAAACCTTTAA